The following proteins are encoded in a genomic region of Flammeovirga pectinis:
- the mutL gene encoding DNA mismatch repair endonuclease MutL: protein MQDVIRLLPESLANQIAAGEVVQRPASVVKELVENAIDAGSDAIILKVKDAGKTLIQVIDNGIGMSETDVRMSFERHATSKILSSDDLFNINTFGFRGEALASIAAVAQVVVKTKKEEDEIGTTIEIEGSEIKKQEPISTPKGTSFSVKNLFFNVPARRKFLKSNPVELKHIIDEFQRVALAHPEISMLMISDDKEIYNLRAGNIAKRIVSMFGKSYQEQLYPCQEDLDVIKVRGYIGKPENAKKTRGEQFFFVNGRYIKHSALNHAIMTAYDSILPESHFPFYLLYIEIDPSDVDVNVHPTKTEVKFADERTTYAIVSAAVKQALASYGVAPSIDFGIDVNFAKDRKESILGNNQMIPPLEKDLSSNIPDLPAPSSNDFASTSNSLDNFSVNVPFDQNSENDDFVKISSRLNTWNQPSSDMPDFSPWNPIEMGDNQSSNNFSNSDSTEQSLTYSSRANDLDNSTEKDTVLEGFPSDNVIPIQLHNKYIMYQVKSGVMWMDQEAAHERILYEKFLSQIENTSGVSQQLLFPKTVQLNPSDFALFSDFTTEIAALGFNFKVEKDNTILINGVPTIIQGGDEQEILEELFEQIKHNQEQLRLSSNDSIARALAKRASIKSGQLLELQEMKSMIEQLFSCSSPNYTPDGKKTVVLMDTAQIEGMFNIR from the coding sequence ATGCAAGACGTAATTCGTTTATTACCTGAGTCATTAGCCAATCAAATTGCTGCAGGTGAAGTGGTACAGCGCCCCGCTTCCGTAGTAAAAGAGCTAGTAGAAAATGCTATCGATGCAGGTAGTGACGCTATTATTTTAAAGGTAAAAGACGCTGGTAAAACTCTAATTCAAGTAATTGATAACGGAATTGGTATGTCTGAAACTGACGTACGAATGAGTTTTGAACGTCACGCAACATCTAAGATTCTTTCTTCTGATGATCTTTTTAATATCAACACATTTGGTTTTAGAGGTGAGGCGCTTGCTTCTATTGCTGCTGTTGCACAAGTTGTTGTGAAAACAAAAAAAGAGGAAGATGAAATTGGTACTACTATAGAAATTGAAGGTTCCGAAATTAAAAAACAAGAACCTATTAGTACTCCTAAAGGAACAAGTTTTTCAGTGAAAAATTTATTCTTTAATGTTCCTGCTAGAAGAAAGTTTTTAAAATCTAATCCTGTAGAATTAAAGCACATCATAGATGAGTTTCAGCGTGTAGCACTAGCTCATCCAGAAATTTCTATGCTGATGATTTCTGATGATAAAGAAATCTATAATCTAAGAGCTGGTAATATTGCTAAGCGTATTGTTTCTATGTTTGGTAAATCTTATCAAGAACAACTGTATCCTTGTCAAGAAGATCTTGATGTAATTAAGGTGAGAGGTTATATTGGTAAGCCAGAGAATGCAAAGAAAACACGTGGAGAACAATTCTTCTTTGTAAATGGCAGATACATTAAACACTCGGCATTAAATCATGCAATAATGACGGCATACGACTCAATATTGCCTGAAAGTCATTTTCCATTCTATTTACTTTACATAGAAATAGACCCTAGTGATGTTGACGTAAATGTACACCCTACTAAAACAGAAGTGAAATTTGCAGATGAAAGAACAACCTATGCTATTGTTAGTGCTGCTGTAAAACAAGCATTAGCTAGTTATGGAGTTGCTCCTTCTATTGATTTTGGTATTGATGTAAACTTTGCAAAAGATAGGAAAGAAAGTATTCTAGGAAATAATCAAATGATACCTCCTTTAGAAAAAGACCTTTCTTCTAATATTCCAGATTTACCTGCTCCATCATCAAATGATTTTGCATCAACGTCAAATTCATTAGACAATTTCTCTGTCAATGTTCCTTTCGATCAAAATTCAGAAAACGATGATTTTGTAAAAATATCTTCTCGTTTAAACACTTGGAATCAACCTTCAAGTGATATGCCTGATTTTTCTCCTTGGAATCCAATTGAAATGGGTGATAATCAATCATCAAATAACTTTTCGAATTCAGATTCTACAGAACAATCTCTTACTTATAGTAGTAGAGCTAATGATCTTGATAATTCAACAGAAAAAGATACTGTTTTAGAAGGTTTTCCATCTGATAATGTAATACCAATCCAACTACATAATAAATATATTATGTATCAAGTTAAATCTGGTGTTATGTGGATGGATCAAGAGGCCGCTCACGAACGTATTCTATATGAAAAATTTCTTTCTCAAATAGAAAATACTTCGGGTGTATCTCAGCAATTATTATTTCCAAAAACGGTACAATTAAACCCTTCGGATTTTGCTTTATTTTCTGATTTTACTACAGAAATCGCAGCATTAGGCTTCAATTTCAAAGTAGAAAAAGACAATACCATTTTAATTAATGGAGTACCTACAATTATCCAAGGTGGTGATGAACAAGAAATTCTTGAAGAGTTATTTGAACAAATAAAGCACAACCAAGAACAGTTACGTTTATCATCTAATGATAGTATTGCTCGTGCTTTAGCAAAAAGAGCTAGTATTAAAAGTGGTCAATTGTTAGAACTTCAAGAAATGAAGTCTATGATTGAACAATTATTTTCTTGCTCTTCTCCAAATTATACACCTGATGGTAAAAAGACAGTTGTATTGATGGATACTGCACAAATTGAAGGAATGTTTAATATCCGATAG
- the ettA gene encoding energy-dependent translational throttle protein EttA: MSNNNETVIFSMAGVTKVYPPNKQVLKNIYLSFFYGAKIGVLGLNGSGKSSLLRIIAGVDTEYRGEVVFSQGYSIGYLEQEPLLDPEKTVKEVVQEGAQETVDLLQEFEEINLKFAEPEILDDPDAMNKLIERQGEVQEKLDNLDAWELDSKLDRAMDALRCPPEDQKISVLSGGEKRRVALCRLLLQAPDVLLLDEPTNHLDAESVYWLEQHLQQYKGTVIAVTHDRYFLDNVAGWILELDRGEGIPWKGNYSSWLDQKQKRLAKEDKQETKRQKTLERELEWIKMTPKGRHAKQKARLSSYESLLNEDSKEKEAQLEIFIPAGPRLGSKVIEAKGVSMAFDDKVLYEDLNFTLPQGGIVGIVGPNGVGKTTLFKLITGQLKPLSGTFDVGETVEIGYIDQEHNDIDKTKTVWETISGGNELMEIDGRQVNSRAYVSKFNFAGNDQNKKVGDLSGGMRNRVQLAMTLKKGSNLLLLDEPTNDLDVNTMRSLEEALENFAGCAVIISHDRWFLDRLATHLLVFEGESTVRYFEGNFSEYEEKRREEIGDITPKRLKYKKLTK, translated from the coding sequence ATGAGTAATAATAATGAAACTGTCATCTTCTCGATGGCTGGTGTTACAAAGGTATATCCACCTAATAAACAGGTATTAAAAAATATATACCTTTCTTTTTTCTATGGTGCCAAAATTGGTGTTTTAGGTCTAAATGGATCAGGTAAATCATCTCTACTTCGCATTATAGCTGGAGTAGATACAGAATATAGAGGAGAAGTTGTTTTTTCTCAAGGATATAGTATTGGTTATTTAGAGCAAGAACCTCTTTTAGACCCAGAAAAAACAGTAAAAGAAGTTGTACAAGAAGGTGCACAAGAGACTGTTGATTTACTTCAAGAATTTGAAGAAATAAATCTAAAATTTGCAGAGCCGGAGATATTAGATGATCCGGATGCTATGAATAAATTAATTGAACGACAAGGAGAAGTTCAAGAGAAATTAGATAATCTAGATGCCTGGGAGTTAGACAGTAAACTTGACCGTGCAATGGATGCTCTTCGTTGCCCTCCAGAAGATCAAAAAATTAGTGTGTTATCAGGAGGTGAAAAACGTAGAGTAGCATTATGTAGACTACTTCTTCAAGCTCCAGATGTACTGTTACTAGATGAACCTACCAACCACTTAGATGCTGAATCTGTATATTGGTTAGAGCAACATTTACAACAATATAAAGGTACTGTAATTGCAGTAACTCACGACCGTTATTTCTTAGATAACGTAGCAGGCTGGATTCTTGAATTAGACCGTGGAGAAGGCATTCCTTGGAAAGGAAATTACTCTTCGTGGTTAGATCAAAAACAAAAACGCTTAGCGAAAGAAGATAAACAAGAAACTAAACGTCAGAAAACTCTTGAAAGAGAATTAGAGTGGATTAAAATGACTCCAAAAGGACGTCATGCTAAACAAAAAGCTCGTTTAAGTTCTTACGAATCTCTATTAAATGAAGATTCTAAAGAGAAAGAAGCACAATTAGAAATCTTTATTCCTGCAGGCCCTCGTTTAGGTTCTAAAGTAATTGAGGCAAAAGGTGTTTCTATGGCTTTTGATGATAAAGTTCTTTACGAAGATCTTAATTTTACTTTACCTCAAGGTGGTATTGTCGGTATTGTTGGGCCAAACGGTGTTGGTAAAACAACCCTATTCAAATTAATTACAGGACAATTAAAACCATTGTCTGGTACTTTTGATGTTGGTGAAACTGTAGAGATTGGTTATATCGATCAGGAACATAATGATATTGATAAAACCAAAACTGTATGGGAAACAATTTCTGGAGGTAATGAACTGATGGAGATTGATGGACGCCAAGTTAACTCTAGAGCTTATGTTTCTAAATTTAACTTTGCAGGTAATGATCAGAATAAAAAAGTAGGTGATTTATCTGGAGGTATGCGTAACAGAGTTCAATTAGCTATGACACTTAAAAAAGGGTCTAACTTATTATTACTTGATGAGCCTACCAATGATTTAGATGTTAACACAATGCGTTCTTTAGAAGAAGCATTAGAAAACTTTGCAGGTTGTGCTGTAATTATTTCTCACGACCGTTGGTTCTTAGATAGATTGGCAACACACTTATTAGTGTTTGAAGGTGAGTCTACTGTAAGATACTTTGAAGGTAACTTCTCTGAGTATGAAGAGAAAAGAAGAGAAGAAATTGGAGATATCACACCAAAAAGATTGAAATATAAAAAATTGACAAAATAA
- a CDS encoding DUF349 domain-containing protein — protein sequence MSDSQIIEHKNITEYGYVQEGKVFLRGYYDFKDREIGVVRESDEESLQYFVDRFSMVTDKVLAVQDAVHTAENKGSFLMKLIHMRTYLASFNGLGDFTKLYEIINVLEDEINDYIAINRDKNLEIKQALLKEAEDWKGSQDWKEASLRFKEIKMNWIKTGSAIKEEEEELSEKFNAYMDEFYQGRTEFFREQNELHEQYIDLYEALLIKVRRINRQGGGDDHVQAVKDIQQEWRNVGQVPKKKMGFLGNDFKRETAKFFNSLGGGYGQDRGGYGQQRGGYGQQRGGYGQQGGGDRGGYQQRGGYGQQGGGDRGGYQQRGGYGQQGGGDRGGYQQRGGYGQQSGGDRGGYQQRSSGGDRGGYGQQGGGDRGGYQQRGGYGQQGGGDRGGYQQRSGGGDRGGYGQQGGGDRGGYQQRSSGGERGGYQQRSSGGERGGYGQQSGGERGGYQQRSSEGERGGYQQRGSYQQRESYGSSDRPAYSTRDMGSAGVPQESKKDLLDTAERYLTDGAPFNIANIKQLQNGWKSLGKEPSQEDKEMNLRFRIVCNEIFESHFLERTAKNEEPDLYSLSDFEQLKIKLDILRESIRKDEQELFEFNAKYSSILSSSTTEQNTENYALYQERNNYVNKLKTKQRILKKLEDKLLAM from the coding sequence ATGTCAGATTCCCAAATTATCGAGCACAAGAACATTACAGAGTACGGATATGTACAAGAAGGTAAAGTATTTCTACGAGGGTATTACGATTTTAAAGACCGAGAAATCGGTGTAGTAAGAGAAAGCGACGAAGAAAGTTTACAATATTTTGTAGACAGATTTTCAATGGTAACAGACAAAGTTTTGGCTGTTCAAGATGCTGTTCATACTGCAGAGAACAAAGGTTCTTTCTTAATGAAGCTCATTCACATGAGAACTTATCTAGCTTCATTTAATGGTTTAGGAGATTTTACTAAACTATACGAAATTATCAATGTATTAGAAGATGAAATCAACGATTACATTGCTATTAACAGAGATAAAAACCTTGAAATTAAGCAAGCTTTATTAAAAGAAGCAGAAGATTGGAAAGGAAGCCAAGATTGGAAAGAAGCATCTCTACGCTTTAAAGAAATTAAAATGAACTGGATCAAAACCGGTTCAGCTATCAAGGAAGAAGAAGAAGAACTTTCTGAAAAGTTCAATGCTTATATGGATGAGTTCTATCAAGGTAGAACAGAATTCTTTAGAGAGCAAAATGAACTTCATGAACAATATATTGATCTATACGAAGCTTTACTTATTAAAGTAAGACGAATTAATCGTCAAGGCGGCGGAGATGATCACGTTCAAGCTGTTAAAGATATTCAGCAAGAATGGAGAAACGTTGGCCAAGTTCCTAAAAAGAAAATGGGATTCTTGGGTAATGATTTCAAACGTGAAACTGCTAAATTCTTCAACTCATTAGGTGGAGGATATGGTCAAGATCGTGGTGGTTATGGTCAGCAACGTGGTGGCTATGGTCAGCAGCGTGGTGGTTATGGTCAACAAGGCGGTGGAGATCGCGGCGGATACCAACAACGCGGTGGTTATGGTCAACAAGGCGGTGGAGATCGTGGAGGTTACCAACAACGTGGTGGTTATGGTCAACAAGGCGGTGGAGATCGCGGTGGATACCAACAACGCGGTGGTTATGGTCAACAAAGCGGTGGAGATCGCGGCGGATACCAACAACGCAGTAGTGGTGGAGATCGCGGTGGTTATGGTCAACAAGGCGGTGGAGATCGCGGCGGATACCAACAACGCGGTGGTTATGGTCAACAAGGCGGTGGAGATCGCGGCGGATACCAACAACGTAGTGGTGGTGGAGATCGTGGCGGATATGGCCAACAAGGCGGTGGAGATCGCGGCGGATACCAACAACGCAGTAGTGGTGGAGAACGCGGTGGTTACCAACAACGTAGTAGTGGTGGTGAACGCGGAGGATACGGCCAACAAAGTGGTGGAGAACGTGGTGGCTACCAACAACGTAGTAGTGAAGGAGAACGCGGAGGTTACCAACAACGCGGAAGTTACCAACAACGTGAAAGTTATGGTAGCAGTGATCGTCCTGCTTACAGTACTAGAGATATGGGTTCAGCTGGTGTTCCTCAAGAATCTAAAAAAGATTTATTAGACACAGCAGAAAGATACTTAACAGATGGTGCACCATTTAATATTGCAAACATTAAGCAATTGCAAAATGGATGGAAATCTTTAGGTAAAGAACCTTCTCAAGAAGATAAAGAAATGAATTTACGTTTCCGTATTGTTTGTAACGAAATCTTTGAGAGTCATTTCTTAGAGCGTACTGCAAAAAATGAGGAGCCAGATTTATATAGCTTATCTGATTTTGAGCAATTGAAAATCAAACTTGACATCTTAAGAGAATCTATTCGTAAAGATGAGCAAGAGTTATTTGAATTTAATGCTAAATATTCTTCAATTTTGTCTTCGTCTACAACGGAACAAAACACAGAGAATTACGCTTTATATCAAGAACGTAACAACTATGTGAACAAGTTGAAAACAAAACAACGTATCCTTAAGAAATTAGAGGATAAATTGTTAGCAATGTAA
- the porN gene encoding type IX secretion system ring subunit PorN/GldN, protein MKTYKLLICLLFISISALAQAPDTMTNPHSMMNIQKYEVMWKKSLWFRVNLQTKSNYGFFAKNHEITQVIIDAVKNDKIVPFASDTLETRISKQEFLSRLIIPQTISDTDYDDDDAAWGDLDGNKAANDSGQKPGDEYSADRLWAIELKVDRIFDKRRSKMYSDLVAVNLIIPASENPKGIDIVLGSFSFRELNEMVFHLQGEDGKLIDDPSAIWYNSYNPAQHRNLGDAFALELYDGRLIKFENPQDNSIIMMYGNNKRSLYQSQEAVYKLMEYEALLWEY, encoded by the coding sequence ATGAAAACATATAAATTACTGATCTGCTTATTATTTATAAGTATATCAGCACTTGCTCAAGCACCTGATACAATGACCAACCCACACTCAATGATGAATATTCAGAAATATGAGGTAATGTGGAAAAAGTCATTATGGTTTAGAGTAAATCTTCAGACAAAATCTAATTATGGTTTCTTCGCGAAAAATCACGAGATCACTCAAGTGATTATTGATGCGGTAAAGAATGATAAGATTGTACCTTTTGCAAGTGATACACTCGAAACAAGAATATCGAAACAAGAGTTTCTTAGCCGTTTAATTATTCCTCAGACAATATCTGATACTGATTATGATGACGACGATGCTGCTTGGGGTGATTTAGATGGAAATAAAGCAGCAAATGATTCTGGTCAAAAACCAGGTGATGAATATTCTGCAGATCGATTATGGGCTATTGAATTAAAAGTGGACAGAATCTTTGATAAAAGAAGGTCTAAGATGTATTCTGATTTAGTTGCTGTTAATTTAATTATTCCAGCTTCTGAAAACCCAAAAGGAATAGACATTGTATTAGGTTCTTTTTCATTTAGAGAATTGAATGAGATGGTATTTCATTTACAAGGAGAAGATGGTAAATTAATAGATGACCCATCAGCAATATGGTACAATAGTTATAACCCTGCTCAGCATAGAAATTTAGGTGATGCTTTTGCTTTAGAATTATATGATGGTAGATTAATTAAGTTTGAAAACCCACAAGATAATTCAATCATCATGATGTATGGAAATAATAAACGTTCTTTATATCAATCTCAAGAAGCGGTTTACAAACTAATGGAATACGAAGCTCTTCTTTGGGAATATTAA